One part of the Gossypium raimondii isolate GPD5lz chromosome 1, ASM2569854v1, whole genome shotgun sequence genome encodes these proteins:
- the LOC128039707 gene encoding zinc finger BED domain-containing protein RICESLEEPER 3-like, with translation MAIKMKEKYDKYWGDIDKMNLLMFVACVLDPRQKLKYLEFALSEMSSSEKACEMMQKLKESLYELFDEYKPPLHGTCSQSSVSTHVSIGEPQQKMKRRMQALYKKRELEICGEDKTSELDKYLAEANEEFVEDFDILLWWKVNSPRFPTLSKIARDVLAIPVSTVASESAFSTGGCVLDQYRSSLTPKIVQALVCTQDWIRRSSSQKDIKKIDEQIQELDKIENGLMQMEIFWRDEMDIFWKDEMDINGEC, from the exons ATGGCCATCAAGATGAAAGAGAAGTATGATAAGTATTGGGGTGATATTGATAAGATGAATTTGCTTATGTTTGTTGCTTGTGTTTTAGATCCTAGACAAAAACTAAAGTATCTTGAATTTGCACTTAGTGAAATGTCTAGTTCTGAAAAAGCTTGTGAAATGATGCAAAAGTTGAAGGAATCTTTGTATGAATTGTTTGATgagtataagcctccacttcATGGTACTTGTAGCCAATCGAGTGTGTCAACACATGTTTCTATTGGTGAAccacaacaaaaaatgaaaaggcgAATGCAAGCTTTGTATAAAAAGCGTGAGTTGGAAATTTGTGGTGAGGATAAAACATCTGAGTTGGATAAATATCTAGCTGAGGCTAATGAAGAATTTGttgaagattttgatattttattgtggTGGAAAGTGAACAGCCCTAGATTTCCCACTCTTTCAAAAATTGCCAGAGATGTGTTAGCTATACCGGTTTCTACGGTTGCTTCAGAGTCTGCATTTAGTACCGGAGGATGTGTGCTTGATCAATATAGGAGttctttaactcctaaaattgtaCAAGCTCTTGTGTGTACTCAAGATTGGATTCGAAGATCATCATCACAAAAAGACATAAAAAAGATTGATGAACAAATCCAAGAGCTTGACAAGattgaaaatg gtttaatgcaaATGGAGATATTTTGGAGAGATGAAATGGATATATTTTGGAAAGATGAAATGGATATAAATGGAGAATgttaa